In Littorina saxatilis isolate snail1 linkage group LG8, US_GU_Lsax_2.0, whole genome shotgun sequence, a single genomic region encodes these proteins:
- the LOC138974466 gene encoding uncharacterized protein, whose product MYKDLGDIEKGLRSIGSGETIQESWDDVQRTVQTIMFDIDRALDRQTTSVQVTKEPTSRHSSVTPSVGSSTHKSASGKTASHKAASITSAIHKSASHKSGIRRSGSQVASRAESLRSKSVSSEDTKLALKLEAASLAIKVEAAVIADQGTHQPALDVTSVPVCNAASTRDISTVNAAVTNFIAGTTTTEPRQHALPVVDLVVGVNASTSAATTNNATYEVYGPQRREDVNAPHHVGTSAPFVHQEPFTPNYTTAATTSSMRPTALLTTLQHPLGAYTGQPPLHNVGHSTTSVTGSRPPDLDHTDALMINRLPMQEPCIFVGDPLQYPIWRSSFAFLIERQNITSSEKLLYLQRKYSGLRVRSPTSSEFVRLPSAISRPYLSVDPTQIPTSETVKVYPHLQHLSPKLPPLYPDCEAGLLIGYDCAEALMPLNVVQGLPFAVETKLGWSIVGKSPHSVAFDGVGSSMHVVVKPGSRQEESAAHVYKIQVDEVSCTDLLHVMERDFADSDTGSMSQDDLKFMKIVKENVKVNEAGHYEMPLPFRPEQPSLPDNRGAAVKRLMGLKRQFEKKPGYREDYIKFMNVILERGDAELIPKNEVEVPNRWYIPHHGVYNDKKPGKIRVVFDCSARHLGTSLNDLLLQGPDLISSLSGVLCRFRKGPIAFSCDVEKMYHQFHVSEPHRDFLRFLWWKDGDTSGQPLDYRMKVHIFGATSSPGCANFGLKQVAKDNAKISAKASAFLQRDFYVDDGLQAKDSVEEAADVLMKAREICEHGQLRLHKIVSNSKELLEYFPDSEVTSTKATELAVPCSTPEIERTLGLHWCTDDDTLGFTDNPRLGPSNRRGVLSTIASVYDPLGFLAPFLLTGKLILQELCRQELGWDDPLPPSLQERWEEWLKDLSRLGCVKVPRNYLPTDFGTVKNVELHHFSDASTAGYGQCSYLRFENHLGNIHSMLVVAKARVAPLRHVTVPRLELTAAVLSVKMARFLQEELDFESIEHFFWTDSMIVLAYLKNESKRFHVFVANRVQQIRQFSQASQWNHVSTKENPADYASRGLSVSDLMTSEWFHGPAFLSQSLPKSDDFFEIPDDDVEVKVCKATTSKEVSVQSFEQIARRFSSKTSLIRAMAVLVRKCNAIKGHQSSPLEVLEVTEKKFIECLQKEHFERPTPSLRNQLQALNAHKDVDGILRVYGRSQNSSSSSADKFPILLPRDSHFSFLVAQDCHAAIAHQGRMFTINQVRASGFWIIGIRHVVSSLVRRCVHCRWHRSGPAGQKMADLPPERLDPSPPFTYCGIDCFGPFHVKDGRREVKRYGLIVTCFASRAIHIETLDDMSSDSFINALRIVVSMRGNISRIWCDKGTNFVGACNEFKLAWKEMDSERLTSKMLESKCEFKFNPPAASHMGGVWERQIRTIRSILNGLLRRSGQRLTTSSLRTFLYEVMAIVNSRPLSVESLESADGPRPLTPNHVLTMKSGAILPPPGVFEDPDLYARKRWRCVQRMADEFWLLWKSQYLSLLQKRRVWQRPQANVQVGDVVVLHDQNLCRSEWCMARVVEVMPGSDGLVRRVKVHVGTKALDNHGRPTGDSRILERPIHKMTVLVDRENHEDKAV is encoded by the exons atgtacaaggatcttggtgacatagAGAAAGGTCTTCGTAGTATTGGTAGCGGTGAAACCATTCAGGAAAGTTGGGATGATGTTCAGAGGACAGTTCAGACAATTATGTTTGACATTGATCGAGCTCTTGACAGACAAACGACTAGCGTGCAGGTGACTAAGGAGCCTACTTCCAGgcatagcagtgttacacctagcgttgggtcatccacccacaagtcagccagTGGTAAGACTGCCAGCCATAAAGCAGCTAGCATTACGTCAGCCATCCACAAGTCAGCTAGCCACAAGTCGGGTATCAGGAGATCAGGTAGCCAAGTAGCTTCTCGCGCAGAGTCTCTCCGCTCTAAAAGTGTTAGCTCTGAAGACACTAAATTGGCTCTTAAACTAGAGGCTGCATCCCTGGCCATAAAAGTGGAAG ctgccgtcattgctgatcaagggacacaccagccagccttggacgtcacgtctgttcctgtctgcaaCGCCGCCAGCACCCGTGACATCTCTACTGTCAACGCTGCTGTCACCAACTTCATCGCAGGAACCACAACGACTGAGCCACGACAGCACGCGTTACCTGTCGTGGACCTCGTCGTTGGAGTCAACGCCTCTACAAGCGCCGCTACTACCAACAACGCCACCTATGAGGTGTACGGACCTCAACGTAGAGAGGATGTCAACGCCCCCCATCACGTCGGAACGAGCGCTCCTTTTGTCCATCAGGAGCCCTTCACACCCAACTACACGACGGCTGCAACTACATCCTCCATGCGGCCTACAGCGCTGCTGACCACACTGCAGCACCCTCTTGGTGCGTACACTGGTCAGCcgcctctgcacaacgttggacactcaacgacaagcgtcacaggctctcgcccgcctgatctcgaccacacag acgctctgatgatcaaccgcttgccgatgcaggagccgtgcatttttgttggtgaccctCTCCAATATCCCATTTGGAGATCGTCGTTTGCGTTTCTCATCGAGAGACAGAACAtaaccagcagtgagaagttattgtatctgcaacg GAAGTACTCTGGATTGCGTGTCCGCTCTCCTACCTCCAGTGAGTTTGTCAGGCTCCCTTCTGCCATCTCACGACCTTACCTGTCCGTTGACCCCACGCAAATCCCCACCTCAGAGACTGTCAAAGTTTACCCACATCTTCAACACCTGTCCCCAAAACTTCCCCCCTTGTACCCTGATTGCGAAGCAGGCCTCCTCATCGGCTATGACTGCGCTGAAGCCCTCATGCCCCTAAacgttgtccaaggactgccatttgcagtagagactaagttaggttggagcatcgtcggcaAGTCACCGCATTCCGTCGCCTTTGATGGTGTAGGCTCGTCCATGCACGTAGTCGTTAAGCCAGGATcaagacaagaagaaagtgcAGCTCACGTCTACAAAATACAGGTGGATGAGGTATCGTGTACTGACCTACTACACGTTATGGAGAGAGACTTTGCTGATAGTGACACAGGATCCATGTCTCAAGATGATTTGAAGTTCATGAAGATCGTGAAGGAGAACGTGAAGGTCAACGAAGCTGGTCACTACGAGATGCCTCTGCCTTTTCGGCCAGAACAACCGTCTCTTCCTGACAACAGAGGTGCCGCAGTCAAGCGTCTCATGGGACTGAAACGCCAGTTTGAGAAGAAGCCTGGGTACCGTGAAGACTATATCAAGTTCATGAACGTGATTTTGGAGCGAGGTGACGCTGAACTGATTCCCAAGAACGAAGTCGAGGTCCCAAATCGCTGGTACATCCCACATCACGGCGTGTACAACGACAAGAAGCCAGGAAAGATTCGTGTGGTTTTTGACTGTAGTGCACGTCACCTAGGCACGTCCTTGAACGATCTTCTCCTACAAGGCCCAGACCTAATCAGCTCCCTTTCCGGCGTTCTCTGTCGTTTCCGCAAGGGTCCCATAGCATTTTCCTGTGACGTGGAAAAAATGTACCACCAGTTTCACGTCTCCGAGCCCCATCGAGACTTTCTGCGCTTCCTTTGGTGGAAGGACGGTGATACGAGTGGCCAGCCGCTTGACTACCGCATGAAGGTGCACATCTTCGGAGCTACATCGTCTCCAGGCTGCGCAAACTTCGGCCTCAAGCAGGTGGCAAAGGACAACGCCAAAATCAGCGCCAAGGCATCAGCCTTTCTGCAGCGTGACTTTTATGTCGATGATGGACTTCAAGCCAAAGACTCTGTTGAAGAAGCAGCAGATGTGCTCATGAAGGCTAGAGAAATTTGTGAACACGGACAATTGAGGCTGCACAAGATAGTCTCCAACTCAAAGGAACTTTTAGAGTACTTCCCCGACTCTGAAGTTACGTCAACCAAGGCCACAGAACTCGCAGTCCCTTGTAGCACACCAGAAATTGAGCGGACTCTTGGCCTTCACTGGTGCACTGATGATGACACGCTGGGTTTTACTGACAACCCCAGACTGGGTCCCTCGAACAGAAGAGGAGTTCTCTCTACAATTGCGTCAGTCTACGACCCCCTTGGTTTTCTGGCCCCCTTTTTGCTGACTGGAAAATTGATTCTCCAGGAACTGTGTCGCCAGGAGCTCGGCTGGGACGATCCGCTGCCACCATCGCTTCAAGAACGTTGGGAAGAGTGGCTGAAGGATCTATCCCGACTGGGTTGCGTCAAGGTACCCAGGAACTACTTGCCCACAGACTTTGGCACCGTGAAGAATGTAGAGCTACATCACTTCTCAGACGCGTCTACAGCAGGATACGGCCAGTGTTCGTACCTGCGCTTTGAGAATCATCTAGGCAACATTCACAGTATGCTTGTAGTCGCCAAAGCACGAGTGGCTCCGCTTCGACACGTCACTGTCCCTCGTCTGGAGCTAACGGCAGCAGTACTTTCCGTCAAGATGGCAAGATTTCTTCAAGAAGAACTGGACTTTGAGAgcattgaacatttcttttggaCTGACTCTATGATTGTACTCGCTTATTTGAAGAACGAGTCCAAGCGTTTTCACGTCTTTGTCGCAAATAGAGTCCAACAAATACGTCAGTTCTCACAGGCCAGTCAGTGGAATCATGTTTCTACAAAGGAGAACCCAGCTGATTATGCATCACGGGGATTGTCTGTGAGTGACCTCATGACATCAGAGTGGTTCCATGGTCCCGCGTTCTTGAGCCAGTCCCTTCCGAAATCAGATGACTTTTTCGAGATCCCAGATGACGATGTTGAGGTGAAAGTGTGCAAGGCTACTACCTCTAAAGAAGTGTCTGTTCAGTCGTTTGAGCAGATCGCCCGACGATTCTCCTCCAAGACATCTCTGATAAGAGCCATGGCTGTTTTGGTACGCAAATGCAATGCCATTAAGGGGCACCAGTCGTCTCCCCTTGAAGTGCTTGAAGTCACTGAGAAGAAGTTCATCGAATGTCTTCAGAAAGAACATTTTGAACGCCCAACGCCTTCTTTACGTAACCAGCTTCAGGCACTCAACGCTCACAAGGACGTTGATGGAATACTGAGAGTATATGGTCGCTCTCAAAATTCATCATCCTCTTCAGCTGACAAGTTTCCCATACTACTACCTCGAGACAGTCACTTCTCTTTCCTGGTGGCTCAGGACTGTCATGCTGCGATAGCCCACCAAGGGAGAATGTTCACGATCAACCAAGTACGAGCCAGCGGTTTCTGGATCATTGGCATTCGTCACGTCGTCTCCTCGTTGGTGCGCCGCTGTGTTCACTGCCGATGGCATCGCTCAGGGCCAGCTGGACAGAAGATGGCCGATCTCCCTCCAGAGCGTCTTGACCCATCCCCACCGTTCACGTACTGTGGCATTGACTGTTTCGGCCCATTTCACGTCAAAGATGGACGTAGGGAGGTGAAAAGGTACGGACTGATCGTGACGTGTTTTGCCTCTAGggcaatccacattgaaaccctggatgacatgtcaagtgattcctTCATCAACGCCCTACGCATTGTTGTCTCCATGCGAGGAAACATATCACGCATTTGGTGTGACAAAGGAACGAACTTTGTAGGTGCATGCAATGAGTTCAAACTGGCATGGAAGGAGATGGACTCTGAACGACTGACATCAAAGATGCTGGAAAGCAAATGTGAGTTCAAGTTCAACCCCCCTGCAGCTAGTCACATGGGTGGCGTTTGGGAGCGTCAGATCCGAACGATACGCAGCATCCTGAATGGTCTTCTCAGAAGATCAGGCCAGCGTCTCACTACCTCATCACTTCGTACGTTCCTATACGAGGTGATGGCCATCGTGAACAGTCGACCACTGTCTGTCGAGTCACTGGAATCGGCAGATGGACCACGCCCTTTGACCCCCAACCACGTCctcaccatgaagtcaggtgccatccttccgccccctggtgtgtttgaagatccagacctgtacgccaggaaacgttggcgctgtgtccagcggatggcagacgaattctggctgctatggaagagccagtacctttcacttttgcagaaacgtcgtgtctggcaacgtccccaggcaaacgtacaggtgggagatgttgttgtcttgcatgaccagaacttgtgcagatcagagtggtgcatggctcgtgTAGTCGAAGTGATGCCTggatctgatggactggtcagacgagtgaaagtgcatgttggaacaaaggctctagacaatcacggccgtcccactggtgatagtcgcatattagagcgacctattcacaaaatgactgtgttagtTGATCGTGAAAATCACGAAGACAAAGCTGTGTAG